One window from the genome of Natrialba magadii ATCC 43099 encodes:
- a CDS encoding cob(I)yrinic acid a,c-diamide adenosyltransferase, giving the protein MSIYTGRGDDGQTDLRDMTRVSKTSARIEAYGTVDELNALLGTIRPTGHDDVDDCLRSVQNHLHVVQADFANPDPDEDDPAITAAHVDTVEDWIDEFDEELEPLTSFILPSGSDTGARLHHARTVCRRAERRAIDLAQDEEINEQAVQYLNRLSDGLFTFGRVVNAREGEPEEAPEY; this is encoded by the coding sequence ATGTCGATCTACACCGGCCGCGGCGACGACGGTCAGACAGACCTGCGGGACATGACCCGCGTTTCGAAGACGAGCGCCCGCATCGAGGCGTACGGCACCGTCGACGAACTCAACGCGCTGCTCGGGACGATTCGCCCGACCGGCCACGACGACGTGGACGACTGCCTGCGAAGCGTGCAGAACCACCTCCACGTCGTCCAGGCCGACTTCGCGAATCCCGATCCCGACGAGGACGACCCCGCGATCACTGCCGCGCACGTCGACACCGTCGAAGACTGGATCGACGAGTTCGACGAGGAACTCGAGCCGCTGACTTCGTTCATCCTCCCCTCGGGAAGCGATACGGGCGCACGACTGCACCACGCACGAACGGTGTGTCGGCGCGCCGAACGCCGGGCCATCGACCTCGCACAGGACGAGGAGATCAACGAGCAGGCCGTCCAGTACCTGAACCGGCTGTCGGACGGCCTGTTCACTTTCGGCCGCGTCGTCAATGCACGAGAGGGTGAGCCTGAGGAAGCGCCGGAGTACTGA
- the gcvPB gene encoding aminomethyl-transferring glycine dehydrogenase subunit GcvPB: MSNDQTTNDPTTDASQVRYDQARYVNDGQYEPLLSEKDQTSVDIGAGDSPLPDDLTRDDLELPELSEPELARHYTRLSQMIYGIDSGPYPLGSCTMKYNPKFTEDVAALPSAAVHPDRSEESIQGTLELLYRLQDYLGRIGGMDAVTLQPPAGAAGEFVGIRVAAAYHEHNGEGHRDEVIIPESAHGTNFATAALGGYDVVSLPSDEDGRVDLDALEAALSENTAALMLTNPNTLGLFERDIEEIADMVHDVGGLLYYDGANLNALLGRARPGDMGFDVMHYNVHKTFATPHGGGGPGAGPVGVVAELEPFLPAPRVREADAETNSGQATYELFDPDHTIGNVHGFQGNWLVLVKAFAYIARLGDEGLTDASAKAVLNANYLASQIEYDVPYGPFHHEFVASAGDQDAADVAKRMLDYGVHPPTTKWPEIVPEALMTEPTEIESKDTLDRLAAAFNAVAQESDEVLEDAPERTTARRIDQTSAARSPRLSWHELAEEDT, from the coding sequence ATGAGTAACGATCAGACGACCAACGACCCAACGACGGACGCCAGCCAGGTCCGTTACGACCAGGCTCGCTACGTCAACGACGGCCAGTACGAACCGCTACTCTCCGAGAAGGATCAGACCAGCGTCGACATCGGAGCCGGCGACTCACCACTCCCCGACGACCTCACACGAGACGACCTCGAGTTGCCCGAACTCTCGGAGCCCGAGCTCGCCCGTCACTACACGCGCCTCTCGCAGATGATCTACGGGATCGACAGCGGCCCCTACCCGCTTGGCTCGTGTACGATGAAGTACAACCCCAAGTTCACCGAGGACGTGGCGGCGCTGCCCTCGGCTGCGGTCCACCCTGATCGCTCCGAGGAGTCGATTCAGGGGACACTCGAGTTGCTGTATCGACTGCAGGACTACCTCGGCCGAATCGGTGGCATGGATGCCGTTACGCTCCAGCCGCCCGCAGGTGCAGCCGGCGAGTTCGTCGGCATCCGCGTCGCCGCGGCCTACCACGAACACAACGGCGAGGGCCACCGCGACGAGGTCATCATCCCCGAGAGTGCCCACGGGACGAACTTCGCGACCGCCGCACTCGGCGGCTACGACGTCGTCTCGCTGCCGAGCGACGAAGACGGGCGTGTCGACCTCGATGCGCTCGAGGCCGCCCTCTCCGAGAACACAGCTGCGCTGATGCTTACGAACCCCAATACGCTCGGCCTGTTCGAGCGCGATATCGAGGAGATTGCCGACATGGTCCACGACGTCGGCGGTCTTCTCTACTACGACGGCGCGAACCTGAACGCGCTGCTCGGCCGCGCACGACCGGGCGATATGGGCTTCGACGTGATGCACTACAACGTCCACAAGACGTTCGCGACGCCCCACGGCGGCGGCGGTCCCGGTGCGGGACCCGTTGGTGTCGTGGCTGAACTCGAGCCGTTCCTGCCTGCGCCTCGCGTTCGTGAGGCCGACGCGGAGACGAATTCCGGGCAGGCGACCTACGAACTGTTCGATCCCGACCACACCATCGGCAACGTCCACGGCTTCCAGGGCAACTGGCTCGTCCTCGTGAAGGCGTTCGCCTACATCGCCCGCCTCGGCGACGAGGGACTGACGGACGCCAGCGCCAAGGCCGTACTCAACGCGAACTACCTCGCGAGCCAGATCGAGTACGACGTTCCCTACGGGCCGTTCCACCACGAATTCGTCGCCAGCGCGGGCGACCAGGACGCAGCCGACGTCGCAAAGCGGATGCTCGATTACGGCGTCCACCCGCCGACGACGAAGTGGCCCGAAATCGTCCCCGAGGCGCTGATGACCGAGCCGACGGAGATCGAGAGCAAGGACACACTCGATCGCCTCGCGGCGGCGTTCAACGCGGTTGCTCAGGAGAGTGACGAGGTACTCGAGGACGCCCCCGAGCGGACGACGGCGCGACGGATCGACCAGACCAGCGCGGCGCGGAGCCCGCGGCTGTCCTGGCACGAGTTAGCAGAGGAAGACACGTAG
- a CDS encoding GNAT family N-acetyltransferase: MSLFPTEMESERLRYERVHPEEFDAYELYEYVQAGTPHVDELTEYMPWDPHAHPKESFDWVEQSGKQFDDGEAANYLVRLAEDEAGVKVEDEDEDENEDENENEGKQAGELAGTAGLSVDWDCKRAVFGTWFRKPFWGRGYSGERAARMLELAFDRLDLELVAVAHDPENDKSRRAIEKYVDRFGGRKEGRLRNKVVIDDEPRALVQYSISREEWERNCE, encoded by the coding sequence ATGTCACTCTTCCCGACCGAGATGGAGAGCGAACGCCTCCGGTACGAGCGAGTGCACCCGGAAGAGTTCGACGCGTACGAACTCTACGAGTACGTCCAGGCCGGCACCCCTCACGTCGACGAGTTGACGGAGTATATGCCGTGGGACCCACACGCTCACCCAAAGGAGTCGTTCGACTGGGTCGAACAGTCCGGTAAGCAGTTCGACGACGGCGAGGCCGCAAACTACCTGGTTCGGCTGGCGGAGGATGAGGCCGGCGTCAAAGTCGAAGACGAAGACGAAGACGAAAACGAAGACGAAAACGAAAACGAGGGCAAGCAAGCCGGCGAACTGGCCGGTACAGCGGGACTCTCCGTGGACTGGGACTGCAAACGGGCGGTCTTCGGCACGTGGTTCCGGAAACCGTTCTGGGGCCGTGGCTACTCCGGTGAGCGCGCTGCTCGCATGCTCGAACTCGCCTTCGACCGACTGGATCTCGAACTGGTCGCTGTTGCACACGACCCGGAAAACGACAAATCGCGTCGCGCGATCGAGAAGTACGTCGATCGCTTCGGCGGCCGCAAAGAGGGTCGACTCCGAAACAAGGTCGTCATCGACGACGAGCCGCGAGCCCTCGTTCAGTACAGCATTTCGCGTGAGGAGTGGGAGCGGAACTGCGAGTGA
- a CDS encoding DUF7838 family putative zinc beta-ribbon protein, giving the protein MAMELDHDCPDCGEERTFYRAASTTVHLGEKVKWHCPDCDYGFVRISDNGTTVDSSADA; this is encoded by the coding sequence ATGGCGATGGAACTCGATCACGACTGTCCCGACTGCGGCGAGGAACGGACGTTCTACCGTGCGGCGAGTACGACTGTCCACCTCGGCGAGAAGGTCAAGTGGCACTGTCCCGACTGTGACTACGGATTCGTCCGGATCAGCGATAATGGAACCACGGTCGACTCGAGTGCAGACGCGTAG
- a CDS encoding AI-2E family transporter gives MADRPPTGGWYAKRPGLTVVAVVAALLGLLVILPYLQYVLLGVVLAYILRPAQRWLERYTGPLIAALTLVAVAILAILLPLTYVLIVAFREALGLVGAIQNGQLDIEAIESQIEATGYSIDVVEFYQTYQEPIATGLQGLAMSALDIAGGVPGILIGLTVTLFVLFALLRDGSEFAEWVTRVLPVEDELLSELLSELDQLMWASVVGNVAVAAIQAILLGIGLALLEVPAVVLLSVVTFVFALLPLIGAFGVWVPVSLYLLATGQFVVAGILVAYGSIVSASDTYIRPALIGRTSAFNSAIIVVGIFGGLIIFGAVGLFIGPVVLGGAKITLDLFARERAAGTQPVTGAGQPGEDEGVQTVGTGVGTDRNGDDDESNGDHETRGAGESDTDTDEATDKTDDTDTDEATDKTDDTADADGSDSSTQ, from the coding sequence ATGGCCGATCGTCCCCCGACCGGCGGCTGGTATGCAAAACGGCCCGGGCTGACCGTTGTCGCTGTCGTCGCCGCGTTACTCGGACTTCTTGTCATCCTGCCGTATCTACAGTACGTGCTGCTCGGCGTCGTCCTCGCGTACATTCTCCGCCCTGCACAGCGCTGGCTCGAGCGCTACACGGGTCCGCTTATCGCCGCGCTGACACTCGTCGCCGTCGCGATTCTCGCGATTCTCCTGCCGCTCACCTACGTCCTCATTGTCGCATTTCGGGAAGCACTCGGTCTCGTCGGTGCCATCCAGAACGGGCAACTCGACATCGAGGCGATCGAGTCTCAGATCGAGGCGACCGGCTACTCGATTGACGTCGTCGAATTCTACCAGACCTACCAGGAGCCCATCGCGACGGGACTGCAGGGACTCGCGATGAGCGCGCTCGATATCGCCGGCGGCGTGCCGGGGATACTCATCGGCCTTACCGTGACGCTGTTCGTCCTGTTTGCCCTTCTGCGAGACGGCAGCGAGTTCGCCGAGTGGGTCACGCGCGTCCTGCCGGTCGAAGACGAACTGCTCTCAGAACTGCTCTCGGAGCTCGATCAGCTCATGTGGGCGTCGGTCGTCGGCAACGTTGCAGTCGCCGCAATTCAGGCTATTCTCCTGGGTATCGGGCTTGCGTTACTCGAAGTTCCTGCCGTCGTGTTGCTTTCGGTCGTGACGTTCGTCTTCGCGCTGTTGCCGCTCATCGGTGCGTTCGGTGTCTGGGTCCCCGTTTCGTTGTATCTACTCGCAACGGGACAGTTCGTCGTGGCCGGCATACTCGTCGCCTACGGCTCGATCGTCAGCGCTTCGGATACCTACATCCGGCCTGCGCTCATCGGCCGGACGAGCGCGTTCAACTCCGCGATCATCGTCGTCGGTATCTTCGGCGGGCTGATCATCTTCGGCGCGGTCGGTCTGTTCATCGGACCGGTCGTCCTCGGCGGCGCGAAGATCACCCTCGACCTGTTCGCCCGAGAGCGCGCGGCGGGTACCCAGCCAGTTACCGGTGCCGGACAACCGGGCGAGGACGAGGGAGTGCAGACGGTCGGTACTGGTGTCGGAACCGACAGGAACGGCGACGACGATGAGAGCAACGGCGACCACGAGACCCGCGGTGCAGGCGAGAGTGACACCGACACGGACGAAGCAACCGACAAAACAGACGACACCGACACGGACGAAGCGACCGACAAAACAGACGACACCGCCGACGCCGACGGCTCGGATTCAAGTACCCAGTAA
- the gcvPA gene encoding aminomethyl-transferring glycine dehydrogenase subunit GcvPA, producing the protein MNESDTYTTGSPYAPHTDDGRTAMLEAIGVDSVDELFDIPEAVRFTDGFGIDARSERETRRLVRSVLDRNADLTELLGRGHYGYYIPSLVDHLADRSEFLTSYTQYQPEVSQGFLQALFEYQSLLVELTGLEIANCSMYDAATALGEAATLAERVRSTSGHRVLVPDLLRDGRRSTLENYVAGTDLTVESYPTDDGTVDVDALESTVDEGDDVVMVYAENPTVRGTIEEQLESIGEVADGADALFVLGSDPVALSLLQRPADVGADVVIGDASVLGLPTSYGMGLGLFACREEFLRQVPGRLVGVSEDATDRRAFTLTLQTREQHIRRERATSNICTNQAWVALRTAMHAASLGPNGMVDLAKRGVTRADELAARLDDLDGVQAPVHDRHHIREFVARVDQPAPAIAEDLEKRGFAVHVVGEHEIQVCVAGVPDDDLDDFVAAMTEVVR; encoded by the coding sequence ATGAACGAGTCTGATACATACACGACGGGGAGTCCCTACGCTCCCCACACGGACGATGGACGCACAGCAATGCTCGAGGCGATCGGGGTCGACTCCGTCGACGAGCTCTTTGACATTCCCGAAGCGGTTCGGTTCACCGACGGGTTCGGGATCGACGCACGGTCCGAGCGCGAGACGCGCCGGCTCGTGCGCTCGGTGCTCGATCGGAACGCAGACCTGACGGAACTACTCGGGCGAGGCCACTACGGCTACTACATCCCCTCGCTCGTCGACCACCTCGCGGATCGGTCCGAATTTCTTACGTCCTACACGCAGTACCAGCCCGAAGTCTCCCAGGGCTTCCTGCAGGCGCTGTTCGAGTACCAGTCGCTGCTGGTCGAACTCACAGGACTGGAAATCGCCAACTGCTCGATGTACGACGCCGCGACGGCACTCGGCGAGGCCGCAACACTCGCAGAGCGCGTCCGCTCGACGAGCGGCCACCGCGTGCTCGTCCCCGACCTCCTGCGAGACGGCCGACGAAGCACGCTCGAAAACTACGTCGCCGGCACCGACCTCACCGTCGAGTCCTACCCGACCGACGACGGCACCGTCGACGTGGACGCACTCGAGTCCACTGTCGACGAGGGCGACGACGTCGTCATGGTCTACGCGGAGAATCCGACCGTGCGCGGAACGATCGAGGAGCAACTCGAGTCGATCGGCGAGGTCGCAGACGGCGCTGACGCGCTGTTCGTTCTCGGTTCGGACCCCGTTGCACTCTCGCTCCTGCAGCGACCCGCGGACGTGGGCGCAGACGTCGTCATCGGCGACGCAAGTGTCCTCGGCCTGCCGACGAGCTACGGCATGGGGCTTGGCCTCTTCGCCTGCCGTGAGGAGTTCCTGCGCCAGGTGCCCGGCCGACTGGTCGGCGTGAGCGAGGACGCGACCGACCGGCGGGCGTTCACCCTCACGCTGCAGACCCGCGAGCAGCACATCCGACGCGAGCGTGCAACGAGTAACATCTGTACGAACCAGGCCTGGGTCGCGCTGCGAACCGCGATGCACGCGGCCTCTCTCGGCCCGAACGGAATGGTCGACCTCGCAAAGCGCGGCGTCACGCGCGCGGATGAACTCGCGGCGCGACTCGACGACCTCGACGGCGTCCAGGCACCGGTCCACGACCGCCACCACATCCGCGAGTTCGTCGCACGCGTCGACCAGCCCGCGCCGGCAATTGCCGAGGATCTCGAGAAACGCGGCTTCGCAGTCCACGTCGTCGGCGAGCACGAGATTCAGGTCTGTGTTGCCGGCGTCCCTGACGACGATCTCGACGACTTCGTCGCGGCGATGACGGAGGTGGTTCGATGA
- a CDS encoding NAD(+)/NADH kinase has protein sequence MQGRRLATTEEIVAIVSPDSDDVVARLESWTAERDISLSTVAVGDDIDHVYDENRATLGVTIGGDGTFFEGIKTFAPRNVPQIGVNTGTLAFLARVEPEDLEAALDEIIHGRAKVDSRQQVVVHGEGIDATGINDVMVEHVPPENPIDRKITQLDVYADDEYIGEFEGTGLAVSTPTGSTGISLSANGPIHYPVDNHTLQLVPLHTHQIGVRPIIVSSSTELRLVTRGPATLLVDGGRANATLETGEEVLITGAERLAHVVRTSYDDHFFTAISKKLGWGIRDVDEPQRQSTTAAREQAGDFAAESVGDDHGLPPGPAPTPSPSRAPGSDSTTPALTDGDSSTVLEHAHTIATEAAEAAGEPLRELHGQVETVDVKSNKSDIVTEADHQANRIITTVIDNEFPDHGIVSEEQPRRNGKNGYTWVVDPLDGTGNFAHGNPNYSISIALLENGTPAMGVVYVPETDELFSAIAGIGAWRDGDPIETTDRDRLDESMLISGYDPDGTFLSHFYQESRGVRRLGSAALNLCYLASGSADATWEHDTYPWDIAGGLVIARAAGATITDERGEPFVFDLATDKRTALLGSNGPLHPALLEHLGTGLPDRSGDR, from the coding sequence ATGCAAGGACGTAGACTCGCGACGACGGAGGAGATCGTCGCGATCGTTAGTCCCGACAGCGACGATGTCGTCGCTCGACTCGAGTCCTGGACGGCCGAGCGCGACATCTCGCTGTCGACGGTGGCCGTCGGCGACGATATCGATCACGTCTACGACGAGAATCGGGCGACACTCGGCGTAACGATCGGCGGCGACGGCACGTTCTTCGAGGGGATCAAGACCTTCGCACCTCGGAACGTCCCGCAGATCGGCGTCAACACGGGCACGCTCGCCTTCCTCGCACGCGTCGAGCCCGAAGATCTGGAGGCTGCACTCGACGAGATCATCCACGGCCGCGCCAAAGTCGATAGCCGCCAGCAGGTCGTCGTCCACGGAGAAGGTATCGACGCGACGGGGATCAACGATGTGATGGTCGAACACGTGCCGCCCGAGAATCCGATCGACCGCAAGATCACGCAACTCGACGTCTACGCCGACGACGAGTACATCGGTGAGTTCGAGGGAACCGGCCTCGCGGTCTCGACGCCGACGGGTTCAACCGGTATCTCGTTGTCCGCCAACGGCCCAATTCATTATCCGGTCGACAACCACACGCTCCAGCTTGTCCCGTTACACACCCACCAGATCGGTGTCCGACCAATCATTGTCTCGTCCTCGACGGAGCTTCGGCTCGTGACCCGCGGGCCGGCAACCCTGCTGGTCGACGGCGGTCGGGCGAACGCCACACTCGAGACTGGCGAGGAGGTCCTGATTACGGGCGCAGAACGGCTTGCCCACGTGGTCCGAACGAGTTACGACGACCACTTCTTCACCGCGATTTCGAAGAAACTCGGGTGGGGAATCCGCGATGTCGACGAGCCCCAGCGCCAGTCAACCACGGCGGCGCGCGAGCAAGCGGGAGATTTCGCTGCCGAGTCGGTCGGCGACGACCACGGCCTTCCCCCTGGCCCTGCCCCTACTCCGTCTCCTTCGCGTGCCCCCGGTTCCGACTCCACGACTCCGGCGCTGACGGACGGCGATTCCTCGACGGTACTCGAGCACGCCCACACGATTGCAACGGAGGCTGCCGAGGCAGCCGGCGAACCGCTGCGCGAACTGCACGGCCAGGTCGAGACCGTCGACGTCAAGAGCAACAAGTCGGATATCGTCACCGAGGCGGACCATCAGGCCAATCGGATCATCACGACCGTTATCGACAACGAGTTCCCAGATCACGGCATCGTCTCCGAGGAACAACCCCGCAGGAACGGTAAGAACGGCTACACGTGGGTCGTCGATCCCCTCGACGGAACCGGGAACTTCGCCCACGGAAATCCCAACTACTCGATTTCGATCGCTCTCCTCGAGAACGGCACGCCAGCGATGGGTGTCGTCTACGTTCCCGAAACGGACGAGTTGTTCAGCGCAATTGCAGGTATCGGTGCCTGGCGAGACGGCGACCCGATCGAAACGACGGATCGCGACCGACTGGACGAGAGTATGCTCATCTCGGGCTACGATCCGGACGGCACGTTCCTCTCGCACTTCTACCAGGAGTCACGCGGTGTCCGCCGGCTTGGCTCGGCCGCGCTCAACCTCTGTTATCTCGCGAGTGGCAGCGCCGACGCGACCTGGGAGCACGACACCTATCCGTGGGACATCGCCGGCGGCCTCGTCATCGCTCGCGCCGCGGGTGCAACGATCACCGACGAGCGCGGCGAGCCGTTCGTCTTCGATCTCGCGACCGACAAGCGGACAGCGCTGCTCGGCTCGAACGGGCCGCTGCATCCGGCGCTACTCGAGCACCTCGGGACGGGGTTGCCGGACCGAAGCGGAGACCGGTAG
- a CDS encoding DEAD/DEAH box helicase codes for MRGYDLVDVEVSHEPADDLLDSLSTDTTDGNHLQSIQAVRLHAGQPDSELRSLKELDENAVKLLEHQVDAAYRALFEMDGKALLADEVGLGKTIEVGMILKEMHFRDTDESVLVLTPAQLAKQWQAELREKFGLDFICNYDDEFEDFDAHDYIIASIDTAKSERHRQTVLDRSWDVLVLDEAHYVKNEETNRYDLIDRLSYNYAFFLTATPIQNELTDLYNVVSLLRPGLFGTRDVFHQYFVNSNQETLVNRDELQDRLNKVMIRNRREDTDIDFTDRTIDTRTFDPTQKERELYQAVSDYVKGAYSQDQGQKLVLMLLQKEVVSSPVALKETIEKRLYEQSELTHADELESILDLIEDIDTVTKQERLLDIVEEARDNVEMGRVIVFTQFRATQRQVLDRLASEGYTVHAFHGGHSSSEKEKIVKNFEEEGGILVSTDAMSEGRNLQFCNLLVNMDLPWNPMRVEQRIGRVHRIGQKRDVFIFNMALKDTVEEYVLERLYHKIDLFQQSVGELSSILSRLEESGTSFEDQIFERLVNADSEVDLENDFDAMAVDLQEQRELADKLEEFNSGVFEGFDLGESDD; via the coding sequence ATGAGAGGCTACGACCTCGTCGATGTTGAGGTCTCGCACGAGCCTGCGGACGATCTTCTCGACTCCCTATCTACCGACACTACCGATGGGAATCATCTACAGAGTATCCAGGCCGTTCGTCTTCATGCGGGTCAGCCGGACTCTGAACTTCGGTCGTTGAAGGAGTTAGACGAGAACGCCGTTAAGCTACTCGAACATCAGGTGGATGCAGCCTACCGGGCTCTCTTCGAGATGGATGGGAAAGCCCTTCTCGCTGACGAGGTCGGACTTGGAAAGACCATTGAGGTCGGGATGATCCTCAAGGAGATGCATTTTCGGGACACGGATGAGTCCGTGCTCGTTCTCACGCCTGCACAACTGGCGAAACAGTGGCAGGCTGAGCTCCGTGAGAAGTTCGGCCTCGACTTTATATGCAACTATGACGACGAGTTTGAGGATTTTGATGCGCACGACTACATCATTGCGAGCATCGACACTGCGAAGAGTGAACGACACCGACAGACGGTACTCGACCGCAGCTGGGACGTTTTAGTACTTGACGAGGCACACTACGTCAAGAACGAAGAGACAAACCGATACGACCTGATCGACCGGCTCTCGTACAACTACGCGTTCTTCCTGACGGCAACACCAATCCAGAACGAACTGACGGACCTGTATAATGTCGTCTCACTGCTCCGCCCTGGTCTGTTCGGTACGCGCGATGTGTTCCATCAGTACTTCGTGAACAGCAACCAAGAGACGCTCGTCAATCGAGACGAATTGCAAGACCGGTTGAACAAAGTGATGATTCGGAACCGACGGGAAGACACGGACATCGACTTCACAGATCGAACTATCGACACACGAACGTTTGATCCCACTCAAAAAGAGCGCGAACTCTATCAGGCAGTCTCCGATTACGTCAAAGGTGCATACAGCCAAGACCAAGGGCAGAAGCTAGTGTTGATGCTCCTCCAGAAGGAGGTTGTCAGTAGTCCTGTAGCGCTTAAGGAAACAATCGAGAAACGACTCTATGAACAGTCCGAACTCACCCACGCGGACGAACTGGAATCGATTCTTGATCTGATCGAAGATATTGATACGGTAACGAAACAGGAGCGTCTCCTGGACATCGTTGAAGAGGCCCGCGACAATGTCGAGATGGGGCGCGTGATCGTCTTCACGCAGTTCCGAGCGACCCAACGACAGGTTCTCGACCGACTTGCCTCGGAAGGGTATACAGTACACGCGTTCCATGGCGGGCACTCCAGTAGTGAGAAGGAGAAGATCGTGAAGAACTTCGAGGAGGAAGGAGGAATCCTTGTTTCAACCGATGCGATGAGCGAAGGCCGTAATCTTCAGTTCTGTAATTTGCTAGTGAACATGGATTTGCCGTGGAATCCGATGCGCGTCGAACAGCGGATCGGGCGTGTCCACCGTATCGGGCAGAAGCGGGATGTCTTCATATTCAATATGGCGCTAAAGGATACTGTTGAAGAATACGTGTTGGAGCGCCTCTACCACAAAATCGACCTGTTCCAACAGAGTGTAGGAGAACTGAGTTCAATCCTGAGTCGATTAGAAGAGTCCGGAACGAGCTTCGAAGACCAGATTTTCGAGCGGCTGGTTAATGCTGATTCAGAAGTCGATCTGGAGAACGATTTTGATGCGATGGCCGTCGATCTACAAGAACAACGCGAACTTGCTGACAAACTAGAGGAGTTCAACAGCGGTGTTTTCGAAGGCTTTGACCTGGGTGAAAGCGATGACTGA